GCCTCGCGACCCTGCGCGTGTGCTCGGCCTCGGACGAGCAGAGCGCGCTGGTGGAGATGTCGGACGTGGTGGTGCGCGGGCCGGACGGCGTCCTCGAATTCCTCCGCGGCCTCGCCGCGGACGCGCGCGCCCGCCGCTGAGCCCCCCCGCCGCGCCTGATCTCACATCCCGGACGTGGATCTCGCCATTCGGGATCTCGATTCGTGGTGGGTGACCTGTCACCCGTACATTGATCTCGCTCATCCAGAGGGACTGAGGGAACGGCCCGAAGAAGTCCCGGCAACCGCCGCGAACTCCCGGACGCGCCAGCACGCTGGCGCGGACGTCGCGGAAACGGTGCCAAATCCGACCCGGCGAGAGTCGTCCGGGACAGATGAGAAGGAGGAATCCATGAGCGCCGTTGTGACCGAAGAGGCCACGTCCACCGCCACGTCGTCCGCGTCCGGCCTCCGCGAGGGCGCCTTCGGGCACGCCACCGCGCTGTCCTGTCGCGAGTGCGGGCACCGGGTCGACCTGGGCCCGTTCTACGCCTGCCCCGAGTGCTTCGGGCCGCTGGAGATCGCCTACGACTTCCCGGCCGTCACCCGCGAGGAGATCGAGGCCGGTCCGCGCAACATCTGGCGCTACAAGGCGCTGCTGCCGGTCCCGAACGACATCGAGACCAGCCCCAACACCGAGCCGGGCTTCACCCGCCTCCTGGAGGCCGACAACCTGGCCCGCGAGCTCGGCATCGCCAAGCTGTGGGTGAAGGACGACTCCACCAACCCGACGAACTCCTTCAAGGACCGCGTCGTCGCCTGCGCCCTCAGCGCCGCCCGCGAGCTCGGCTCGACCGTGTTCGCCTGCCCCTCGACCGGCAACCTCGCCAACGCGGTCGCCGCGGCCGGTGCCCGCGCCGGCATCAAGACCGTCGTGTTCATCCCGAGCAACCTCGAGCAGCCCAAGCAGGTCAACTCGGCGATCTTCACCGAGAACCTCGTCGCCGTCGACGGCAACTACGACGACGTCAACAAGCTGGCCTCCGAGATCGCCGGCGAGGAGGAGGGCTGGGCGTTCGTCAACGTCAACGTCCGCCCCTACTACGCCGAGGGCTCGAAGACGCTGGGCTACGAGATCGCCGAGCAGCTCGGCTGGCGCCTGCCCGACCAGGTCGTGATCCCGGTCGCCTCCGGCTCGCAGCTCACCAAGGTCGACAAGGCCTTCCAGGAGCTGATCAAGCTCGGCCTGGTCGAGGACAAGCCCTACCGGATCTTCGGCGCCCAGGCCGAGGGCTGCGGCCCCGTCGCCACCGCCTTCAAGGCCGGCACCGACGCGATCCGCCCGGTCAAGCCCGACACGATCGCCAAGAGCCTCGCGATCGGCAACCCGGCCGACGGCATCTACGTCCTCGACATCGCCCGTCGTACCGGTGGTGCGATCGAGGAGGTCAACGACGACGAGATTCGCGCCGGCATCGTCCTGCTCGCCCGCACCGAGGGCATCTTCACCGAGACCGCCGGCGGCACGACCACCGCGGTCACGAAGAAGCTGGTGGAGACCGGTCAGCTCGACCCGGAGCTCGAGACGGTCATCATCAACACCGGCCACGGCCTGAAGACCCTCGACGCGGTCTCCGGCCACGTCAGCGCCGCCGCGACCATCGCCCCGACCTACAGCGCTTTCAAGGCGACCGGTCTCTGAGCACCCCCACCACCTGAGCACGAAGGAACACCCATGGCAGTCAGCGTCCGGATCCCCACCATCCTCCGCACCTACACCGGTGGCGAGTCCGAGGTGAGCGCCACCGGCGCCACCGTGTCCGAGATCCTGGACGACCTGGACGCCAACTACGCCGGCATCAAGGGCCGCATCGTCGACGAGGACGGCAAGCTGCGCCGCTTCGTCAACGTCTACGTCAACAACGACGACGTGCGCTTCGAGCAGGACCTCGCCACCCCGACGCCGGACGGCGCCGAGGTGTCGGTGATCCCCGCGGTCGCGGGCGGCTGCTGACCCACCCGAACCGACGAGGACGCCGCGGACCGGTCTCGGTCCGCGGCGTTCTCCTCTTTCGTACGACTTTCGTACGACGCCGGGCCGGTCCTGCGGCGGCCGGTTGGCTCAGAGCGTCGCCCGTCGCGCGATCAGGTGCGCCCGCTCGGCGTCGTTGCGGCACAGCGCGATCGCCGCGTCGTAGGCCCGCCGGGCCTCGTCGATCCGGCCGAGCCGCGCCAGCAGCTCGGCCCGGACCGCGGGCAGCCGGTGGGTCGGCAGCGCCACCTCGGCCAGGGCGGCCAGCCCGGCCTCGGGTCCGTCCCGCTCGGCGAGCGCCACGGCGCGGTTGAGGCGCACCACCGGCGAGTCCTGCAGGGCCACCAGCTCGTCGTACCTCTCGACGATGCGGTGCCACGCCGTGTCCTCGGCACGGAACGCGATGGCGTGCTCGGCGGCGATGAGCGCCTGCAGGAGGTACGGCGCCGGCGGGGCCGTCACGAGCGGGCGGAGCAGGTCGAGGGCCTCCAGCACCTCTGCGTGGTGCCAGCGGGTGCGGTCCTGGTCGGCGAGCAGGACCAGCTCCCCGTCGACCACGCGGGCGCCGCGGCGGGCGTGCAGCAGCACCATCAGGGCGAGCAGCGCGTCCAGCTCGGACCGGTCGACCTCCGCCGGCAGGACCGAGCGCAGGACCCGGACCAGGCGGATCGCCTCGCCGGCGAGGCCGGGGCGGTGCACGTCGGTGCCGCTGCCGGGGGCGTAGCCGGCGGTGAAGGCGAGATAGGCGATGTCACCGACGACCCCGACGCGTTCGGCCAGTCCGGCCGTGTCGGGGAGCGTGAACTCCGCGCCGGCCAGCTTCTTGCGGGCGCGGGTCAGTCGGGCGGCCATCGTCGCCGCGGGCACGAGGAAGAGGCGGGCGATGTCCTCGGTCGGTACGCCGAGGACCAGGCGCAGGGTGAGCGCCGCCGCGGCCTCGGGCGACAGCCGGGGGTGGGCGCACAGCAGCACCAGCCGGAGCCGTTCGTCGGTGAGCACCTCGCCTCCGTCCGCCATCACCCGCTGGGCCGCCTCGGCGGCGTACGCGTCGACGACGAGCAGCGGCAGCTTGGTCGCGTGCACCGACTCCGACCGCAACCGGTCGAGGACCTTGCGCCGAGCGGTCGTCAGCAGCCACGCGGGGGGATTGTCCGGGACGCCGTCGACCGGCCAGTGCCGGGCCGCAGCCTCGAACGCGTCGGCCAGCCCGTCCTCGGCGAGGTCGAGCCGGCGGAAGCGTGCGACGAGCAGGGCCAGCAGCCGGCCCCACTCGTCGCGGTGGAGCCGGCCCAGCGCGTCGGCGCTGCTCAACCGCTCGCCGGCCAAACCGTCAGACGGGCTGCTCGACGGCCGGCCGGACGTCGACGGTGGTGTCGCCGTCGGCCAGTACCGCGCAGATCTCGAGCAGGTCGTCGAGGTCGTCGCTCTGCACGGAGTAGTAGCCGCCGACCTGCTCGACGGCCTCGGCGAACGGGCCGTCGGTGACGGTGACGTTGCCGTCGCTACCGCGCGCGACGCGCTTGGTCGCGCGGGAGTGGGTCAGCTCGGCGCCGCCGGTCACGGTGTGGCCGCGCTCGGCGAGCAGCCGCGAGAACTCCTCGTGGCGGGCGAACATCGCGACCCTCTGCTCGTCGGTGGCGTTGTCCCAGACGTTCTCGTCGGCGGTGAGGAGGACGACGTACTCGGTCATGGTGGTCTCCATAGGTGTGATGGAAGGGAGTCTTTCACCGCGATGACGCGCGGGGACGCCCCCGATCGACAACCGACGGGAAAAAATCAGCCCAGCAGTTGCGCGGCCAGGGCCGCGCTCGCCGGGTAGTCCACCTTGCTCACCGGGGTCCGCGGCACCGTGTCGACGAAGAGCACCGCCTTGGGCACCTTGTAGTTGGAGATCAGCGCGCGGCAGTGGTCGCGGACGTCGTCCTCGTCGAGCTGGACGCCCTCGCGGCGCTGGACGAGGGCGGTGACCTGCTGGCCCCAGCGCTCGTGCGGGGTCCCGACCACGACGGCGTCGAAGATGTCCTCGTGGCGCAGCAGGACCGCCTCGACCTCCTCGGGGTGCACCTTCTCGCCGCCGGTGTTGATGCAGACCGAGCCGCGGCCGAGCACGGTCACGGAGCCGTCCTCCTCGCGGCGCGCGAAGTCGCCGGGGATCACCCACCGGACGCCGTCGACCTCCTTGAAGGTGGCGGCGGTCTTGACCGGGTCCTTGTAGTAGCCGAGCGGGACCGGGCCGGTGCGCGCGAGCATGCCGTCGACGCCCGGCGGGCACGGCTTCATCTCGGGGTCGAACACCTCGACCTGGTCGTTGACCGTGAAGCGCGGCGCCGCCGAGCCGCCCTCGGAGCCGTCGTCGACCCGGGAGCCGGCGGCGCCGGACTCCGAGGAGCCGTAGGAGTCGAGGATGAACCGGCCGGGCAGCGCGCGACGGATCTCCTCGCGCACCCCGTCGGACAGGGGAGCGGCGCCGTTGGAGACCGCGGCCAGGCTGGAGAGGTCCCAGCGGTCCGGCTCGGCGAGGATCGCCTCGGCGACCGGGCGGCCCATCGCGTCGCCGAGGAAGGTCAGCGAGACCACCTTCGCCTTCTCGACGAGGTCGAGGATGCCGGTCGCGCTGAAGTTGGGCTCCGTGTAGAGCGCGATCGTCTGGCCCGCCACGTGGCCGTTGCCGAGGATCCACTGGCTGCCGCCGTGCATCATCGGGCCGCAGGCGAGCAGGACCATCGGGTTCTCGACCGCGACCGCCTCCTCGACCAGCTGCTCGACCGAGTCGAGCGGAGCGCCGTACCGGGCCGCGTTGAGCGCCGCCCGGATCAGGTCCTCGATGCGCCACACCACGCCCTTGGGGTTGCCCGTGGTGCCGCCGGTGTAGAGGACGTAGTGGTCGTCGGCGCAGCGGCCGTTGACCGGGCGCTCCGGCGAGGCGGCGGCGAGCGCGGCGTCGTACCCCTCGCCGAGGACGACCATCTCGCGCAGGGTGGGCGTGTCGAGGGCCGTGACCGCGTCGACGTACTCGGGCGCGATGATCGCGGCGACGCAGTCGGCGTTGTCGTAGAGGTACGCGAGCTCGTCGTGGAGGTACTTGTAGTTGATGTTGATCGGCACGGCGCGTGCCTTGAGGCACCCGTAGAGCGCGTCGACCCACTCGATCCGGTTGGTGGCGTGGACCGCGACGTGCTCACCGGGCCGGATGCCGAGTCCGGTCAGGTGGTTGGCCAGGCGGGTGGCCCGGTCGTCGATCTCGGCGAAGGTCCAGGCCCGCTCCATCGTGAAGACGGCGACCCGGTCGGGGACGGCGTCGGCCATCGCCTCGAGGATGTCGGCGAGGTTGATCGGGCGCGGGGCGGCTGTGGCGGCGGTCACAGCTGACAGCCTGCCAAACTAGAACAAGTTCTCGCTAGCGTTCTCGGACAGAATGGGACCATGGCCTCGCACCACTACGCCCTCGACCTGACCTGGCAGGGCAACCGCGGCACGGGCACCTCCGGCTACCGCGACTACGGACGTGACGTCCTGCTCCGGGCGGCCGGGAAGCCCGACCTCGCAGGGTCCGCCGACCCGACCTTCCGCGGCGACGCCACCCGCTGGAACCCCGAGGAGCTGCTGCTCGCCGCGCTCGCCCAGTGCCACCTGCTGTCCTACCTCCACTCGGCCGTCAACCACGGCGTCGTCGTGACGTCGTACGACGACAGCCCGGTCGGCACGATGGCCCAGGTCGGCCAGGGTGGCCACTTCACCGAGGTCGTGCTCCGGCCGCGGGTCACCGTCGCCGACGTCGCCATGGTCGCGACCGCGCGGGAGATCCACGGCGAGGCGAGCACGAACTGCTTCATCGCGGCGTCGGTGAACTTCCCCGTCCGGCACGAGCCGGTGATCGAGGTCGCGCCGGCCTGACATCCCCGGGCCACCGGGCCGCCACGATCCGTTCAGGACGGTCTGGTTCAAAGCGTCCATGAGTCGTACCCGCAAGGCCCTCGTCGGCGCCGGTGTCGCGCTCGCCGGCATCGGGGTCACCACCGGCGGCGGTCGGGAGCTGCTGCGCCGCCAGGCCGCGATCGCCCGGGCCCGGATCGGCAAGCCGCTCGGCGAGCAGGCGTTGCCCGCGGACAAGACGTGGAAGCGGAAGTCCTACGCCGGCGCGCCCCTCGAGCTGCTCGTCCTCGGTGACTCGATCGCCGCCGGGCTGGGCGCCGAGCGGCCGAAGGACACCCTCGGGGCGCGGATCGCCCGGGGCCTGGCGCGGGAGCTGCACCGACCGGTGCGGCTGCGGACCGCAGCGGTCGTGGGCTCGGAGACCTCGGCCCTCGCCGGCCAGCTCGACGGCCTGCCGGACGGCTACCTGGCCGACGTGGCCGTCATCGTGGTCGGCGGCAACGACGTCACCCACCGCGTCCCCGTCGCCACCTCGGCCGCCCAGCTGGAGGAGGCCGTCGTACGGCTGCGGGCGCAGGGCACGGAGGTCGTCGTCGGCACCTGTCCCGACCTGGGGGCGCTGCGCCCCGTCCCGCAGCCGCTGCGCTCACTGGGCTCGCGGATGTCGCGCCAGCTCGCCACGGCGCAGGCGGAGGTCGCCGTCCGCAACGGCGCGCACGCCGTGTCGCTGGCCCGGGTGGTGGGCCCGTTCTTCATCACCAACCCGGACGAGATGTTCAGCCTCGACCGCTTCCACCCCAGCGCGCTGGGCTACAAGCGGACGGCGAAGGCGCTCGTCCCGTCGGTCCTGCTGGCGCTCGGCCACGCCGTCGACCTGCCCTTCGGGCACCACCCACCCCGCTCGTAGCCTCGGTCCCGTGACCACCGTGCTGCTCGCGACCTTCGACCTGATGCCCGAGGGCGAGCCCGGTGGCGAGCTGCTGCTGGCCGCCCTGGCGGAGCGCGGGATCGAGGCCCGCTGGGTGCGCTGGGACGACCCAGACGTCGCCTGGGCCGAGGCCGACCTGGTCGCGGTCCGCTCGACGTGGGACTACCACCGCCGCCTCGCCGCCTTCCTCGCGTGGGCGGAGCGGGTGGAGGCGGTGACACCGCTGCTGAACGGTGCGGAGGCCTTCGCCTGGAACGCCGACAAGGCCTACCTGACGGAGATCGCGGACGTCGTACCCACGGTGCCGACGGCGCTGCTCGACGACACCGACCTCGCGGGTGGGCTGGCGCGGGCGTTGGAGCGGTGGGGGCGCGTCGTCATCAAGCCACGTACCGGCGCCGGTGGCGTCGGCGTGGTCGTCGCCGAGAGCGTGGACGACGGCCGGCTCGAGGGCCTGGTCGCGGGTCCGTGGATCGTGCAGCCGGTCGTCGAGTCGGTGCGGACGACGGGGGAGTCGTCGGTCTACGTCCTCGACCGCGCGCCCGTCGCGCAGGTCGACAAGGTCGCGGCGGCCGGGGAGCTGCGCGTGCACGAGCTGTACGGCGGCAGCAGCCGCCCGGTCGCCCTCGACCCGGGCCGCGCGCGGGTCGCGGCGGACGCCGTGCGGGCGGTGGAGGCCCGCACGGGGGCCGAGCTCGCCTACGCGCGCGTCGACCTGATGGCCTGGCAGGACCAGTGGGTCGTGAGCGAGCTGGAGCTGATCGAGCCGGGCCTCTACCTCGACGTGGACCCGGCGAACGCGGGACGGTTCGCCGAGATGGTCCGCGCCCGGCTGAATCCGGCCTGAGAAGAGCCCCTTCTCCTTGCACTCGCCATGGTCGAGTGCTAAACATGATGCTGGCACTCTCGCCTTGAGAGTGATAACGGACATCGCGAAGGAATCGCAGGAGTTATGTCGAAGCTGATTGCTTTCAACGAGGAGGCCCGGCGTGGCCTCGAGCGGGGTATGAACACGCTCGCCGACGCCGTCAAGGTCACCCTTGGCCCCAAGGGCCGCAATGTCGTCCTGGAGAAGAAGTGGGGCGCCCCCACGATCACCAACGACGGTGTGTCCATCGCCAAGGAGATCGAGCTCGAGGACCCCTACGAGAAGATCGGCGCCGAGCTGGTCAAGGAGGTCGCGAAGAAGACCGACGACGTCGCCGGTGACGGTACGACGACCGCGACCGTCCTCGCCCAGGCGCTCGTCCGCGAGGGTCTGCGCAATGTCGCCGCCGGCGCGAACCCGATGGGTCTCAAGCGCGGCATCGAGGCTGCCGTGAGCGCTGTCTCCGAGCAGCTCCTCGGCATGGCCAAGGACGTCGAGACCCGCGAGCAGATCGCCGCCACCGCCACCATCTCCGCCGGTGGCGACGCCACCGTCGGTGACGCCATCGCCGAGGCGATGGACAAGGTCGGCAAGGAGGGCGTGATCACGGTCGAGGAGTCGAACACCTTCGGCATCGACCTCGAGCTCACCGAGGGCATGCGGTTCGACAAGGGCTACATCTCGGCCTACTTCGTCACCGACCCCGAGCGCATGGAGACCGTCCTCGAGGACGCCTACGTGCTCATCGCCAACAGCAAGATCAGCAACGTCAAGGACCTGCTGCCGCTGCTGGAGAAGGTCATGCAGTCGGGCAAGCCGCTCGTCATCCTCGCCGAGGACGTCGACGGCGAGGCGCTGTCGACCCTGGTCGTCAACAAGATCCGCGGCACGTTCAAGTCCGTCGCCGTCAAGGCCCCGGGCTTCGGCGACCGCCGCAAGGCCATGCTGCAGGACATCGCGATCCTGACCGGCGGCCAGGTCATCTCCGAGGAGGTCGGCCTCAAGCTGGAGTCGGCCGGCATCGAGCTGCTCGGCCAGGCCCGCAAGGTCGTCATCACCAAGGACGAGACCACCATCGTCGAGGGTGCCGGTGACCAGGCCCAGATCGAGGGCCGGGTCAACCAGATCCGCGCCGAGATCGAGAACTCCGACTCCGACTACGACCGCGAGAAGCTCCAGGAGCGCCTCGCCAAGCTGGCCGGCGGCGTGGCCGTCATCAAGGTCGGCGCGGCCACCGAGGTCGAGCTCAAGGAGCGCAAGCACCGCATCGAGGACGCCGTCCGCAACGCGAAGGCGGCCGTCGAGGAGGGCATCCTCCCCGGTGGTGGCGTCGCGCTGGTGCAGGCCGCTGCCGCCGCGTTCGAGAAGCTCGAGCTCGAGGGCGACGAGGCCACCGGTGCCGCGATCGTCAAGGCGTCGGTCTCCGCGCCGCTGAAGCAGATCGCGATCAACGCCGGCCTCGAGGGCGGCGTCGTCGCGGAGAAGGTCGCCAACCTCCCCGCCGGCCAGGGCCTCAACGCCGCGACCGGTGAGTACGTCGACCTGCTGGCCAACGGCATCATCGACCCGGCCAAGGTGACCCGCTCGGCGCTGCAGAACGCCGCGTCGATCGCCGCGCTGTTCCTCACCACCGAGGCCGTCGTGGCCGACAAGCCGGAGAAGGCCGCCCCCGCGGGCGACCCGACCGGTGGCATGGGCGGCATGGACTTCTGAGCGAAGCGAACGAGCTTCGACTCGGCTGAGTCCGGTCGCTCCCTGAGCACCACCAGCAAGGCCCCTGCTCCGGCAGGGGCCTTGCGCCATTTCTGTGGCAGGGTCGATCCCGTGAGTGTCACCGGGCTCCTGCTCGCCGCCGGCGCCGGCTCCCGGATGGGGATGCCGAAGGCACTGGTCCGCGACGACGCGGGCCGGCCGTGGCTGACCCGAGCCGTGACCGTGCTGCTCGAGGGCGGCTGCGACGAGGTCACGGTCGTGCTCGGCGCATCCGCCGACGAGGCGGAGTGGGTGCTCGCCGACGGGCTGGGCGACCTGACCCGGGTCCATGCCGTGCGGGCACTGGCCTGGCAGGCCGGCATGGGCGCGTCCCTGCGCACCGGCCTCCGGGAGCTGGCCGGCACCGGCCACGACGCCGCACTGGTCCACCTCGTCGACCTGCCCGACGTCACCGCCGCGGTGGTCGCTCGGGTGCTCGGGCAGGCGGACACCGGTCCGTCGGCGCTCGCGCGGGCGTCGTACGACGGCACGCCGGGGCACCCCGTGCTGCTCGGGCGCGAGCACTGGGCGCCGGTCGGCGACGCGGCGTCGGGGGACCGGGGTGCGCGCCTGTACCTCTCGGTCAACGACCCGCAGCTCGTCGAGTGCGGCGACCTGGCGTCGGGAGTCGACGTCGACGAGCCAACCTCGGACCAACGACCCGCTCAATAGCCTCGCCCCATGGACGCCCGTGTCGCCGAGCTGGCGCGCCGTTTGGGGGAGACCGGCTACCTCTGCGACGACGACCTGGCGACCGTCCTGTTCCTGTCCCTGGAGATGGGGCGTCCGCTGCTGCTCGAGGGAGAGCCGGGCACCGGCAAGACCGCGCTGGCGGAGGCGATCGCCGAGGCGCTCGAGCGGCCGCTGATCCGGCTGCAGTGCTACGAGGGCATCGACGCGACCCAGGCGCTCTACGACTGGGACTTCCCGCGCCAGATCCTGCACCTGCGCGCCCTCGAGGCGGTCTCCGGAGGCGCGTCGGCCGGTGGACGCGGTGACGTGGAGGAGGCCGAGAAGAGCCTGTACGACGAGCGCTTCCTCCTCGCCCGCCCGGTGCTGGCCGCGCTGCAGCAGAGCCCCGCGGTGCTGCTGGTCGACGAGGTCGACCGCGCCGACGACGAGTTCGAGGCGTTCCTGCTGGAGGTGCTGTCGACGTACCAGGTCACGATCCCCGAGCTCGGGACGGTGCAGGCCGCGACCCCGCCGACCGTCGTGCTCACCTCCAACCGCACCCGCGAGCTGCACGACGCCCTCAAGCGCCGCTGCCTCTACCACTGGATCGACCACCCGGGGCTGGACCGCGAGGTGGCGATCGTCCGCTCGCGCGCCCCCGAGGTGAGCGCCGAGCTGGCCCGGCAGGTGGTCCAGGTCGTGCAGCAGCTGCGCCAGGGCTCCGACCTGCTCAAGCCGCCCGGTGTCGCCGAGACGCTCGACTGGGGCCGCGCGCTGCAGCACCTCGGCACCGTCGAGCTCGACGTCGAGACGGCCGCCCTGACGCTCGGCGCCCTGGTGAAGTACCGCGACGACGCCGAGCGGGTGCGCGCCGCCCTCGACCGGATGCTGGCCCGATGAGCACGCCGCTGCTGGTCCGCGACGCCGACGAGGTCCTGCTCGGCTTCACGACCGCGCTGCGCGCCGCCGGCGTCGCGGTCACCCAGGACCGCACCCGCACCTATCTCGACGCGGTCGCCCTCGTCGGGATCGCCGACCGCGACGCCACCCGGACCGCCGGCCGGGCGACGCTCTGCGCCACGCCGGAGGACGTCGAGCGGCACGACCGCGTCTTCGACGAGTGGTTCGGCCGCGACAACACCGCGCCCACGCTGCGACCCCGCGGCGCCCAGCCGCGGACCGGGGTGGGCCTGCTCCCCGACGACCAGGGCGACGGCGCGGGTGCCGACCCCGACGACGACCCGGTGCGTGCGGCGGCCAGCGCCGCCGAGGTGCTGCGGCACCGTGACGTCGCGACGCTCGACGCCACCGAGCGGGCCCTGCTCGCGGGGATGTTCGCCTCGCTGCGGGTGCGGTTGCCGCGACGCGCCACTGCTCGTCGTACACCTCGCCGGAGGGGTGACGTCGACGCCTCCCGCACCCTGCGCGCCAGCCTGCGCCGGATGGGGGAGCCGGACCGGATCCGCTACCGGCGCCGGGCGACGCGCAACCGCCGCGTCGTGCTGCTGGTCGACGTGTCCGGGTCGATGAGCGGGTACGCCGACGCGCTGCTCCGCCTCGCCCACCGCATCAGTGCCGCCTCCGGGTCGGCGGCCGGCGAGGTCGAGGTCTTCACCCTCGGCACCCGGCTGACCCGGATCACCCGCCCGCTGCGGCTGCGGGACCCGGACCGCGCGCTCGCGGCCGCCGGGGAGGTCGTCCCCGACTGGTCGGGCGGCACGCGTCTCGGGGAGACGCTCCAGGCATTCCTCGACCGCCACGGGCAACGGGGAATGGCGCGCGGTGCGGCCGTGGTGGTCTTCAGCGACGGCTGGGAACGTGGGGAGCCACGGCTGCTCGGTGAGCAGGTCGCCCGGCTGCACCGTCTCGCGCACACCGTCGTGTGGGTCAACCCGCACCGGGGGAAGGACGGCTACGCGCCCGTGCAGCAGGGGATCGTCGCCGTCCTGCCGCACGTCGACCACTTCCTCGCCGGCCACTCGCTGGCGACCTTCGCCGAGCTCACGGAGGTGCTCGCCGATGCGTGAGGTGCTGCCCCAGTTGCTCGCCTGGTGGGAGGCCGGCGAGAGCGTCGGCATGGGGACCGTCATCGCCACCTTCCGCTCCGCCCCGCGCCCGCCGGGCGCGTCGATGCTGGTCGGTCCGGACGCGTCCGCGGTCGGCTCGGTCTCGGGCGGTTGCGTCGAGGGCGCCGTGTACGACGTCGCGCAGTCCGTCGCCGCGTCCGGCGTCCCCGAGCTGCACCGCTACGGCGTCTCCGACGACGACGCCTTCGCCGTCGGCCTGACCTGCGGCGGGATCCTCGACGTCTACGTCGAGAAGGTCAGCCGGGAGACCTTCCCCGAGCTCGGTGAGGTCGCGGCCGACATCGAGGCCGGCCGGCCGGTCGCGGTCGCCACCGTGGTCGACCACCCGGACCCGTCGTACGTCGGCCGGCGGGTGCTCATCCGCCCGGACGCCGACCTCGACGGCGGCCTCAGCGGCAGCCTCGGCAGCGCGCGGATCGACGCCGCCGTCCACGACGACGCCCTCGGCCTGCTCGCCGCCGGGCACAACGGCACCCTGTCCTACGGCCCCGACGGCGAGCGCCGGGGTGAGGGGCTGCGGGTGTTCGTGTGGGCGTTCGCGCCCGCCCCGCGGCTGCTGGTCTTCGGTGCGATCGACTTCGCCGCCGCCGTCGCGCGGGTCGGCGGCTTCCTCGGCTACCGGGTGACCGTCTGCGACGCCCGGCCGGTCTTCGCCACCACGAGCCGCTTCCCGGGCGCCGACGAGGTCGTCGTCGACTGGCCACACCGCTACCTGCAGGCCGAGCAGGAGGCCGGCCGGATCGACGGGCGCACCGTCATCACGGTGCTGACCCACGACCCGAAGTTCGACGTCCCGCTGCTCGAGGTGGCCCTGCGCCTGCCCGAGGTCGGGTACGTCGGGGCGATGGGCTCGCGTCGTACCCACGACGACCGGATGGAGCGGCTGCGCGAGGCCGGCGTCAGCGAGGCGGAGCTGCGGCGGCTGCACAGCCCCATCGGCCTCGACCTCGGTGCGCGCACCCCGGAGGAGACCGCGATCAGCATCGCCGCGGAGATCGTGGCCGGGCGCTGGGGAGGATCGGGGGAGCCGCTCGCCGAGCGCGAGGGCCGGATCCACGCGTAGGCGCCCTACCTCCGAAGGGGAGTGATCACCGTCACACCCCGGGAGTAGTGTGCTGGCATGGACGAGCTCCAGGAGCGGCGGAGGGCTGCGCTCTCGGCGTGGACCACCTTCGTCGAGCAGGGCG
Above is a genomic segment from Nocardioides aromaticivorans containing:
- a CDS encoding ATP-grasp domain-containing protein, encoding MTTVLLATFDLMPEGEPGGELLLAALAERGIEARWVRWDDPDVAWAEADLVAVRSTWDYHRRLAAFLAWAERVEAVTPLLNGAEAFAWNADKAYLTEIADVVPTVPTALLDDTDLAGGLARALERWGRVVIKPRTGAGGVGVVVAESVDDGRLEGLVAGPWIVQPVVESVRTTGESSVYVLDRAPVAQVDKVAAAGELRVHELYGGSSRPVALDPGRARVAADAVRAVEARTGAELAYARVDLMAWQDQWVVSELELIEPGLYLDVDPANAGRFAEMVRARLNPA
- a CDS encoding YciI family protein, whose translation is METTMTEYVVLLTADENVWDNATDEQRVAMFARHEEFSRLLAERGHTVTGGAELTHSRATKRVARGSDGNVTVTDGPFAEAVEQVGGYYSVQSDDLDDLLEICAVLADGDTTVDVRPAVEQPV
- the thrC gene encoding threonine synthase, with protein sequence MSAVVTEEATSTATSSASGLREGAFGHATALSCRECGHRVDLGPFYACPECFGPLEIAYDFPAVTREEIEAGPRNIWRYKALLPVPNDIETSPNTEPGFTRLLEADNLARELGIAKLWVKDDSTNPTNSFKDRVVACALSAARELGSTVFACPSTGNLANAVAAAGARAGIKTVVFIPSNLEQPKQVNSAIFTENLVAVDGNYDDVNKLASEIAGEEEGWAFVNVNVRPYYAEGSKTLGYEIAEQLGWRLPDQVVIPVASGSQLTKVDKAFQELIKLGLVEDKPYRIFGAQAEGCGPVATAFKAGTDAIRPVKPDTIAKSLAIGNPADGIYVLDIARRTGGAIEEVNDDEIRAGIVLLARTEGIFTETAGGTTTAVTKKLVETGQLDPELETVIINTGHGLKTLDAVSGHVSAAATIAPTYSAFKATGL
- a CDS encoding ubiquitin-like small modifier protein 1, translated to MAVSVRIPTILRTYTGGESEVSATGATVSEILDDLDANYAGIKGRIVDEDGKLRRFVNVYVNNDDVRFEQDLATPTPDGAEVSVIPAVAGGC
- a CDS encoding SGNH/GDSL hydrolase family protein; translated protein: MSRTRKALVGAGVALAGIGVTTGGGRELLRRQAAIARARIGKPLGEQALPADKTWKRKSYAGAPLELLVLGDSIAAGLGAERPKDTLGARIARGLARELHRPVRLRTAAVVGSETSALAGQLDGLPDGYLADVAVIVVGGNDVTHRVPVATSAAQLEEAVVRLRAQGTEVVVGTCPDLGALRPVPQPLRSLGSRMSRQLATAQAEVAVRNGAHAVSLARVVGPFFITNPDEMFSLDRFHPSALGYKRTAKALVPSVLLALGHAVDLPFGHHPPRS
- a CDS encoding OsmC family protein, which translates into the protein MASHHYALDLTWQGNRGTGTSGYRDYGRDVLLRAAGKPDLAGSADPTFRGDATRWNPEELLLAALAQCHLLSYLHSAVNHGVVVTSYDDSPVGTMAQVGQGGHFTEVVLRPRVTVADVAMVATAREIHGEASTNCFIAASVNFPVRHEPVIEVAPA
- a CDS encoding RNA polymerase sigma factor, translated to MSSADALGRLHRDEWGRLLALLVARFRRLDLAEDGLADAFEAAARHWPVDGVPDNPPAWLLTTARRKVLDRLRSESVHATKLPLLVVDAYAAEAAQRVMADGGEVLTDERLRLVLLCAHPRLSPEAAAALTLRLVLGVPTEDIARLFLVPAATMAARLTRARKKLAGAEFTLPDTAGLAERVGVVGDIAYLAFTAGYAPGSGTDVHRPGLAGEAIRLVRVLRSVLPAEVDRSELDALLALMVLLHARRGARVVDGELVLLADQDRTRWHHAEVLEALDLLRPLVTAPPAPYLLQALIAAEHAIAFRAEDTAWHRIVERYDELVALQDSPVVRLNRAVALAERDGPEAGLAALAEVALPTHRLPAVRAELLARLGRIDEARRAYDAAIALCRNDAERAHLIARRATL
- a CDS encoding AMP-binding protein, with product MTAATAAPRPINLADILEAMADAVPDRVAVFTMERAWTFAEIDDRATRLANHLTGLGIRPGEHVAVHATNRIEWVDALYGCLKARAVPININYKYLHDELAYLYDNADCVAAIIAPEYVDAVTALDTPTLREMVVLGEGYDAALAAASPERPVNGRCADDHYVLYTGGTTGNPKGVVWRIEDLIRAALNAARYGAPLDSVEQLVEEAVAVENPMVLLACGPMMHGGSQWILGNGHVAGQTIALYTEPNFSATGILDLVEKAKVVSLTFLGDAMGRPVAEAILAEPDRWDLSSLAAVSNGAAPLSDGVREEIRRALPGRFILDSYGSSESGAAGSRVDDGSEGGSAAPRFTVNDQVEVFDPEMKPCPPGVDGMLARTGPVPLGYYKDPVKTAATFKEVDGVRWVIPGDFARREEDGSVTVLGRGSVCINTGGEKVHPEEVEAVLLRHEDIFDAVVVGTPHERWGQQVTALVQRREGVQLDEDDVRDHCRALISNYKVPKAVLFVDTVPRTPVSKVDYPASAALAAQLLG